The stretch of DNA ccagtatcccggttcactaacccgcaacccaatagcccagttccttttgttcccataatctgcaatagtctgCAATAGTcaacacgaaccggggattgtcttctcactcccatagtgcatacagggatagtcgccggttggtgtcacaacacatttagattaaattatcttaaggggcctctacgtgttggctttggccccacacacgcgtttcaaaagtccgggactccataggccccagacatggaaacgacatacaaataataataagattataaataattaaattaaaaaatattttcccataattagggaatttttcgggtgtttattttattttcccatattttcccgatattttttctttcccacccaattttttctttccctgcccatcactagtcccacataaccacgttgcccccccgggcggcgtggtatgcgtaacgcatttcccaacgttaaaaaaaaaaaaaaaagtctctgccgcatccgtcacacaatgcagctcggctacgCCACCTGGGAAAcagtgtagagggcactcgttcactatgtgagatagggtttgatccaggttcacagtatggtgactcctttaagccgtttatgtaggtgatggttcgactttccatggttggtcatcctagccaaacaaagcacagtctcacagttttacaaagtgatttcgtcaatgtcccAATCGGGAATTGAACGCGGACCTCTaaatcatgagcccaacgcaatcactagaccatggaggctgtgtAACCTAGTAATACAGGtacaatagaaaaatatttaataatgaaaaaaatacatgaataggATTAACGACCTTTTCAGCCAGGCTGCCATTGTCCGCAACCCTTTCACTCGGCAACCATACGACGTAAACGTAATACGTTTTATGAAAAATTCACGCCTGGCCTATAGACTGAAATACCGAACATATTTCACGACAAGCGACGTTTACACCGCAACTATAAATAATGTCAATAAGGAGAGAGGTTTCTTTtcgaaaaacttatttttagtttgtgaaCACGTTATGTAGGATACAGGTAACAATTGTaacaagaagtcacgtcaaaaaaaccttTGTAGACACAGGCTAAGTCTTTGTGAGGTTGGCAATACTGTATCGAAACTGTAAACCGACTGCAATTCAACTACTAGCCTGCAGCTAGTGCAATAGTTAGAGCTCCTATTTAAAATGTTTGAAAACAACACCATCagtcattcattcatcatcCATTCATCAGTTGTTCATTGCGTGTGTGttcaaatgttttaaaatgttgatATCAAACAACTTCGGTGTGAGCGAAGGCCAGCCGTCATCAATAATTGATAGCGATCTTTCATGACAGAATCAAATTTATGGCCCGGTATTAAAGCTGAATTCTGAATGAATAAGTTCATTTGCATATAATAATGTTCAAAGTATGCGCTGTCAGTTCGTTGTGACAAGTTATTTGTATATCGGATGGCGAATTTTAATACCCATTTTGTGTAGGAagtcccgacgacccgattactctagtgatagaggcggccaatcagctcgcgacaccaaacacttcaggaccccgataccgaccccgccggcgtggttaacgatttccctcaatcagcgcttatcgctatcgacccactagggtcgattaattctttcaaatatttttcctcacagacgacgcccgagacgagccgaggttcgcgcccaactgggcaccctcaggcctgttgttttaaacgttgtaccgggtgagagccttcagcgctccccatttgtccggccaagtacaataagtcaggtcaaaaaaaatgtgttggaagttgtaattTAGCAATCTTCCCACGACGCAATACGATATCGCATTGATCTGAAATAGTCATTAGTAAGGTCGCCGGTATTCCGATGCAAATTGTGCGATATCCGGAATAAATCACGATTTGACTatagacatagaataaggaataatactacgtatagaacgtcaactctccgctccccaccagcgtctgagctaggtttacttcaccccccctcgaacatagtatagacttgaatcgtatgatgtcagacgtcacacacacagatgcgcgtgtacgataatgtcaatgtgtagtgtctgtgtaaaacgaggttgtttgtgtgaagtgtccggggtgtgctatagAGTAGATTCGAGAGTAGAGAGTTTACAACATATCAACACAtgtgtgaagcttactttatgtaaaaaagcctattataagattaatgattacctaaatgataaaaatgtctggtattgaatgtgttcctcaagttattaaataacttgtaatgtaccctcattgatttaaaagatgtgttgctgttgcagtttcttgtcatttcttcttctcctcagccataacaccttgcgaaatgacgtaaattcaaaaatgttacattgaccttcaacaagtttatccatgataattacgttgtataaatgattctgattctgattctgtatgAAACATATATATGAAACTTTTaatgccgtggtagcccagttggcagaacgcttgcctctcactttgaggtcgcagattcgaatccagcctatacctaaaccaatgattgttgaatttctgacaattacctattttctcattactcgagtacaaaattattaaaatacaatgtaatggctgaagcataatatataaataattgttgcttaatatttggatcacatgaatagaattttttttttacctatatttgtagattttttattttgatcaaaataataatgggtggaggaTGTtattgtacctgggtgtaagaacaagggtcatcatttttgtttttttttttattatttaaagcaaagataaaaatgcataatgtctgttatccaagaatgttaaacgaaggaatctgcacaacgccatctattatttttgaggaacgtagcctaacaatgagtacgacgtttggccgcttttattgatgtcacaggacagtatgtCCTCACAAACTCGAAAGAAAACTTTAGACTAAAGAaaagttttgacgtttcgtgaaaagtatctcatttcactaggttgtcaagtggcCTATAGCGTCATGAAGTTTAACCAATCCTACGATTATCAACACCTGTCTAAAGTGTTAGCAAACTGAATTATAACGTATTAAATGTACCTAATAatcatatattaattttataataattattgaacacttttaaataattatttatcgcaATATTTCAGacttaaagattttattttaaactgatTGATTGTTAGATGTGTATTCGAGTTTCTGGACGTCTCCCCACGAACTGTCACTTGTCGTTGATCTCGCCCTATTCTCGATGCTTTTGATCGGCGATGTTTTAAGATTGTTTGATTGTAAAagtttaagtacaataaaagttatttttatcacttaaataacattagTTTGTCATTTAAAAGTAATCCCGCTGTTCCCGTATGCTTTTGGTTTACAAAAGATAGTTGTCGCGTCGCTTTATAAAGGccatagtataagaaaaccaggtatgctcaatcctatttgaagccgccattgctagccctttgatgacgtaagtgttaccattaactTCTCTTCTGCCGAGATACTAGACACAAATAGACTTTAAATTGTATCTGattgagatctgcgttccggcgttcgaaaagtTAAATTAGTAACTCCaatattccaaggacgtaaattttattattgaaaatcaagtgaattactgactaattttatttaattactattacttgtcacatatacaaaaataattaaaactgtgaCTCATTTACTATAGTAAATCAtgcatataatatatgtataatatagtaTTGCTTGTCATATTTACTATGTGACAagcaatagtaattaaatacattagtcagtaatttccttcagttcaaaatttccttgtaatgtaaatataaaaaacattggttgtgggtaatttttcttttttcgaaatggcaacacagggcgggatgacgtcagctgtgctaaccttgaaatgttagctgtcacttttgagaatacctggttttcttataccatggtgaaGGCGATTGCTAATATTTAGGCCTTTGTGTTCGAGGCTTTGCAGGTTATGATTTACTATGAAGGTTGTCGCACGTTATGGGGTAGAGACAAAGGAGAATTGGCAATTTAATATCGCACCCAATATGGAACAATAGGTATTTCTCTACGCCCTTGACGGAAGGAACGGGGAAATATGActattaaataggtattttcaacTCTGTTAGAAGCGTAGTATAAAAAAGTACGGCCTAGATTTCcgaacacaatagttaaacaatggggtttggattttaaagaaTTTGACCCTGAAGACCTGCTACTTCCATGAAGAGGTGATTGCTTATTATATGTAATTGATGCCCTGGGCGTTTCTCCAAtacagaccccgccggcgtagtcaaagatttccctcattcagcgcttatcgctatcgacccactagggtcgattaatactttcaaatattcttcctctcagacgacgccctgagccgcggttcgcgcccaactgggcaccctcaggcctgttgtcttaaattttgtaccaggtgagagccctcagcgctccccatttgtccggtcaagtagttaatgccatctgcggcaaatctacaataagtcacgtcataaaaaaagcCTGCGCGTCTTAAAGGCCACAaaccaaatggaattttctACAACTAGAGGTTAACAAAAAGCTGGCCTTATGCTAATAGTATGCATACATCTCCTAAAGTTTACCTTTTCAGGCGTGCAATatttattgacataaaaataataatcatccctctcagtattcgttacgatgtcacttacaccccgtacaactacgtacaggtagccatataagtaagtgtgggtgtaagtgacaccgtaacgaatactgagggctatgatacagaccatgattctaaactgatatcaagtagaatttccagtcggaaaatacatgaaaattttaaaattaaaaaaaatactatataattacacttacaatttttttttaattgctttattatatatttatttttaatttatttctaatTAATTTTGGTTCCATACTtctgcaacggaaaattccatttgttacttagtattatttgcttatattaaatacaaatcACTGAacttatattaaatacaaatcaaatgaacagcctccgtggtctagtggttagagcgttaggctcacgatttggagctccgggttcgattcccgatggggacattgtcgaaatcactttgtgagactgtcctctgtttggtaaggacttttcaggtttgaatcacctgattgtccgaaaaagtaagatgattccgtgcttcggagggcacattaagccgttggtcccggctattagccgtaaaaacacctccaccaacccgcattggagcagcgtggtggagtatgctccttaccccctccggttgattgaggggaggcctgtgcccagcagtgggacggataTAGGCTGCAATCGAGACTTGCCCACCAAGGGCTCGGATTCAAAAtattgaaagaagaaagaagaaaagttTATTGAGTAAGTACATCAAAGAAGTAACAATTATACATAAGGTCCTGACTCCTAAACTAGCATAACTATATTTCAGGAGCCAGAAAGGCGAATTATTATAAAGCGAATCAAGTACGTCTACAAGATACGTTCATAATCTCCTTCACACTTAAAACCTGAGTCTGAAGTAACGTCATTGAACACTAGAGTAGGTGCGTAAATACCCATATCTATTTTAAACTTACTACTAGTTATGTACTGTCAGCAAGTGAAGTCCTTGAGTTGCAAACACTTCACCTCATCAAATCATAAGGGacttttaacggcctccgtagttcaGTGGTTCGAGCGtccggctcacgatccggaggtcccgggttcaaatcccggtgaggacatatcacgaaaattactttgtgatccctcgtttggtgaggacattacaggctgatcacctgattgtccgaaagtaagaaaggcacgttaacccgttggtcccggttactactcactgatgcaAGTtgatagtcgttacatgagccatgtcaggggcctttggcggttcaatagtaaccctgacaccagggttgatgtggttggtaatccaccaaacaacccacacgatagaagaagataagggactttccagactacattcttcaaatacaaaatagatggcgctgtaaccattttccttcgtttaacttcctaatttcatggataacagacataatgcatattttatctttgtttttgggtacttataaatgatgaccctttttattacacccaggcataattacatcttccacccattattattcttattcttattcatatAGGTAGGAACGTAATTTGATAGGTACATAAtgagatccaaatatcaaacaattatttttatattaagtcaccgacatagctcggagaattgcaaagctgaagtggcagtgggcaggacacatagcgaggagaaccgatggccgatggggcggaaaggttttggagtggcgaccacgtgtcggacgacgctcagtgggtaggcccgctacaaggtggaccgacgatctggtgaaggtcgcgggaagccgatggatgcgggcagcgcaggaccgatcgtcgtggagatccttgggggaggcctatgcccagcagtgggcgtggtgatgatttttatattatgcttctgccattacattgtattttggaataattatgtacccgagtaataagaaaaaagataattatcacgttaaatctcgacaacgccatctatattatttttggggaacgttgcctggaaagttcctcattgaaaCAACCAAGTTTACGTTTCGTaaagtaaacgcgctcggtctgcgattgttgaatttaagcaactttcgcaaaggccggtcataggatgcgtaaccacaaaaaaaaagttttcatctcgagctcctccgtgcttcggaaggctcgttaagccgttggtaccggctgcattagcagacgttaataaccaccaatccgcactgggcccgcgtggtggtttaaggcccgatctccctatccatccatagggaaggcccgtgccccagcagtggggacgttaatgggctgatgatgatgatcagaaAGATATTAAGTATcagcaataaaaaaacaatgtcaCTTTATAGTGTTTATAGAGGGTATAACCACAGAATATGTATATAGCAAGTACTAGTATTTATTACCTATCAGGCTTTAAAGTCTTAATAgtaatgttccaaatttaaattccCAGACTTATCCTAGATCTTTAAAAAATTGACATAAAACAGctaatttaaatacaaaaagagCAGTTagattaaaaaggctacatcaaagcaattcatctaagtaagcaatatcgctaattgacatttgtttgcattgcgcacttacttttctatttgcgcaaatgtggccattttaaccttcATCTATAAAAACACGAATTTTCAAAATGGTGGAAGTTacatacttacctccgaaaatgcatttctcgggaatgtgggattcctcacgatgttttccttcaccgttgaccatgtgataatcattatgattcaaacatgaatttgaaaacaaattcgacaatcattggtttaggcctgttatggattcgaacctacaaTCTGCGACTGGGTGACATTGGATTcgtgtatgatgtatttttctGCTAACactacttttaattttaagtaagtgGCACTAGTAATTATTATAGCATCTAGTTAAATattttagataaaatattttcccCGTGGCTTCTTAAGTGGTGTAGACAATATATAGATCTCTTAAGTGAGAGTCATTATCAGATATCGAACTATCTAAAACCACTATAAAAGCTGCAATATTATATCAGTTACGTAAAGTGTATCAGAAATCTTTGTTGCAGTGTACTTATTCATATTCTCAACTATTTTGTAACTCACTACACtcgtaaataatattttcttaaccATGTATAGTTTATGCATATTATATTTCGCGTCTATGCTCCTGGGAGTATATGGTATGTATCTGGATTTTTTTTTggtgtaaattttatttttaggcctttggttttggtttcatacaagaccatccACCCGGCTCTTCTCTTTCCTCCACTGGGGCAACTTCTATTCGGCGCATCCTTGCCGCAGGCACCTCTTCCTTCAGTACGCCGGAgggagatggtggctgagttcggatagggacccagacctacggggtataatggtgaacccttgcccagggatacgggtgaaaacctcaacggttgcaaaggcggagatgggagccatcggtacggcaatgcaggacggaaggggcaaaaAGACAGTCACAGgcactgtaacctggaaactgatagagggcagcagcaactgtcagtactattcaaaggcggagggcaggagtcctagtacggctttgaaatagactactctgccATCACACTCgggtcagacagagtactgtggggcgtcGCATCAAATATCAGATAAGGGGGTCCAAAAAGGCCACAATCTAAAAAGCactgacatttgcacatataaaaaataagtgcgcaatgtcaacaaatgtcacatagcatattgcttttttagatgaattgctccaatgtggcctttttaaccccaccaGTTAAAATCCTACGATTTTTCTTCACCATCTTTCCATTTCAGGGTCAGCCCTTTCAACGAACGACATACGCCTGCAGCAGTCCAGGATCGTCGGAGGGCAGGACGCCCCGGAAGGCAGAGTGCCCTATCAGGTGTCTCTACGAAGTATCTTTGACTCTCACTTCTGTGGAGGCTCCATCTTGAACCAGAGATGGGTCCTCACAGCCGCTCATTGCACTGTTGGGTAATATTATTCGCTCGACCCATTTTGTTGAGAATTATGGATGTGGCTTCATGTATGCGTATTGCGTATGTAGTgtaatagaaaagaatcgatcgacctaatatcgaatGATGCgtcactatgctcataaacgttacaacactagtttacgtactttgacagatctaattcttaccgcgcatttgagacgattgtaaaatgttactttatagaaatcaaatcaataatAGGCtaaactattcaaatcagttactttttactaaacgtcaaaacacgaaattactatggaatttgtaaaaaaaaaaagcacactgtgacgtcatagaaaaacgtgataaaatgtcggacttattattacggttttcttgattaaaattcataaataagttaaataaaaagaaatattcgtcgttagttttagatctgtctttatttagtacctaatcagaatttcataattaaatttattttgaacctaatacacgacccaatttgaagcattaataattaattattgttttttattaataattaattattaatgcttcaaaattaattattttattaattgaaaaaacttttaaataacaaatatacatttatatacttttatcatcattaattaaaGAGACACGCTCATGtatataacttaatattttattgcactcaaataaattaacaaaattaaattacattagcTTTACATTATAAATTTCATCTAATTACatggtaataaattattaaattctctTTTCAATCAAAAAAGACACATCTAAACTGACGGAGAACGTTTATTTTtcgatttaacttatttatgaattttaatcaagaaaaatgtaagaagccatggtagcccagttcgtacaacgcttgcctctcacttttgaggtcgctggttcgaatccagcacaggcctaaaccaatgattgtcgaatatgttttcgaattcatgtttagatcataaatgattatcatgtgctcagcggtgaaggaatgttaggtcacatacctccgaaaataaatATACCTCCGTATTCGgaggacctaacctgtattggactggttttcccttcgcaggttggaaggtcagacaggcaggcgtttcggtaaaaaaccggacctgtcaaatcttcctgtgaaaaacgggataatgctagggagatgatgaatcaagaaaaatgtaataaaaaggtcaatattttatcacgtttttctattacgGCACATgacagtgtactttttcatacaacttCCATccagtcatttcgtgttttgacatttagtacaaagtaattgatttaactagttggaaactagtctattcgCGGCCATAATGCTTGAAAAGAGGTAAATTGCTCATCCCATAGCTATATAACTACATCCACCTTTTCTTGCAGCCAATCCAGCTCGTACATCCGCGTGGTGGTAGGCACCAACAGCCTCCTGGTAGGAGGTGAGAGATATTCCGTGGACGCCATAATCAACCACGAAGGTTTCAACAATGCTCTCATAACCAACGACGTCTCCCTTCTGAAAGTCTCCAGAGACATAGAGTTCAATGACCGAGTTCAACCTATTCAGCTACCTGATGACAATA from Pectinophora gossypiella chromosome 3, ilPecGoss1.1, whole genome shotgun sequence encodes:
- the LOC126382267 gene encoding chymotrypsin-2-like, with the translated sequence MSPTQSLDHGGCDTGNNCNKKSRQKNLWSALSTNDIRLQQSRIVGGQDAPEGRVPYQVSLRSIFDSHFCGGSILNQRWVLTAAHCTVGQSSSYIRVVVGTNSLLVGGERYSVDAIINHEGFNNALITNDVSLLKVSRDIEFNDRVQPIQLPDDNTEGGAQLLLSGWGRVSYPGDLPIQLQMINLTALSVEVCQDIYSNINPVFANQICSLTKTGEGACHGDSGGPLVENSKVVGIVSWGMPCARGYPDVYTRVYSFKSWILEKLSEDAAL